A DNA window from Streptomyces sp. 71268 contains the following coding sequences:
- a CDS encoding SpoIIE family protein phosphatase: protein MAGQSAGLHLRLRPGGLLLAGTGRARGPVERARGRTPRRAGARGDRPRPGGGLRPARAARAGPPQGRRAARRPRVDRPRTVPAPQAHPRRPAHQHPARRRPDRPAPPTAPPHGPTSAPGGPASGEPISDAPDPAPHAATETRTAPGPHGAPEAPPVPGQRGAGGPDECPDPPVARGTGRTWVGGRDPRDELGDGPYGLAEIYLMPTRNDMGERSALCIAVDVSALRQIETDLAASQAVFGQSPLGFFFADKNLRLMRVNECFARAFGRPVDWHRGRTPYDFLPRAEAERFSASLRRVIETGTPVTGMQIVGSRYGETERHRWQVSFYRLHGGSGRPIGVAGLVIDITGRRRAEQEAAGVRRNLALLNEAGARIGTSLDLETTARELLAVAVPQFCDLASVDLYQGLLAGDEAVPELRAATRPSSPGRRRTGEPAKGSAPLRRVAFASAVSDGPVALSGYPEAEPDDLAGPIGLGIPGAASHAGASGPGGGTPFGDRARRAAGRRPVQVGEAHRYPPHSPCATALATGQVRVIPGRDSGADPDAGPELGAVVQSTLAVPMVARDTVVGLVQFSRAKGSEPFGERDTALAVELAARAAVCIDNARLYRREHERALILQRSLLPPGDPEAAGLDIACRYLPGSEATEVGGDWYDVIELPGHRTALVVGDVMGRGLRAAVAMGELRTAVRTLAMLDLEPAEVMTALDEIAQGLGAPGTTRASTRTAGRQGPARGGRSAGARGEAGDSDLSEIYLATCVYAVYDPVTRRCTIANAGHLPPVLVPQGGQPRLVELPPGMPLGVGGEPFEEMEFELPDGALLALYTDGLVESRDYSLDVGIEALRAALAAPPAAADDVSPLEGICDHVLNALGTHHGEDDTALLMARMQGLPAHAVGDWRLPREPRSVGRARELACQQLREWGLEALVDTTELLVSELVTNALRYGELGVPPAKQGGEIRVRLLLDRGLVCEVWDGGLVQPRRRRARDTDEGGRGLQLVGLLSAAWGSRRTPRGKTVWFELALPSGETSGVDATEALLSMF from the coding sequence GTGGCAGGGCAGTCCGCCGGGCTCCATCTACGACTACGTCCAGGTGGCCTCCTTCTCGCTGGGACCGGACGGGCGCGTGGACCAGTGGAGCGAGCGCGCGGCCGAACTCCTCGGCGTGCCGGCGCACGAGGCGATCGGCCGCGACCCGGTGGAGGTCTTCGTCCCGCACGAGCTGCGCGAGCAGGGCCACCGCAAGGTCGCCGAGCTGCTCGACGGCCGCGAGTGGACCGGCCTCGTACCGTACCTGCGCCCCAAGCCCACCCCCGCCGACCAGCACACCAGCACCCCGCCCGGCGCCGCCCCGACCGCCCAGCGCCCCCCACCGCCCCGCCGCACGGCCCCACCTCCGCGCCCGGCGGCCCCGCCTCCGGCGAGCCGATATCCGACGCACCCGACCCGGCTCCGCACGCCGCCACCGAGACGCGTACCGCCCCCGGCCCGCACGGCGCGCCCGAGGCGCCCCCCGTGCCCGGCCAGCGCGGTGCGGGCGGCCCCGACGAGTGTCCGGACCCGCCCGTGGCGCGGGGCACCGGCCGCACCTGGGTAGGCGGCCGCGACCCGCGCGACGAACTCGGCGACGGGCCGTACGGGCTCGCCGAGATCTATCTGATGCCCACCCGGAACGACATGGGCGAGCGCTCCGCGCTGTGCATCGCGGTGGACGTCAGCGCGCTGCGCCAGATCGAGACCGACCTCGCGGCCTCGCAGGCCGTTTTCGGTCAATCTCCGCTGGGCTTCTTCTTCGCGGACAAGAATTTGCGCCTGATGCGGGTCAACGAGTGCTTCGCCCGCGCCTTCGGCCGCCCCGTCGACTGGCACCGCGGCCGCACCCCGTACGACTTCCTGCCGCGCGCCGAGGCCGAGCGGTTCAGCGCCTCGCTGCGCCGGGTGATCGAGACCGGGACGCCGGTCACCGGGATGCAGATCGTCGGCTCGCGGTACGGCGAGACCGAGCGGCACCGCTGGCAGGTCTCGTTCTACCGGCTGCACGGCGGCTCCGGGCGGCCGATCGGCGTCGCCGGACTGGTCATCGACATCACCGGGCGGCGCCGCGCCGAGCAGGAGGCCGCCGGCGTGCGGCGCAACCTCGCGCTGCTCAACGAGGCCGGGGCCCGCATCGGGACCTCGCTCGACCTGGAGACCACCGCCCGCGAACTCCTGGCCGTCGCCGTGCCGCAGTTCTGCGACCTGGCCTCGGTCGACCTCTACCAGGGGCTGCTCGCCGGCGACGAGGCGGTCCCTGAGCTGCGGGCCGCCACCCGCCCGTCGAGCCCGGGGCGCCGGCGGACCGGCGAGCCGGCGAAGGGCAGCGCGCCACTGCGCCGGGTCGCCTTCGCCAGCGCCGTCTCCGACGGCCCGGTGGCGCTCTCCGGCTACCCCGAGGCCGAGCCCGACGACCTGGCGGGCCCCATCGGCCTCGGCATACCCGGCGCCGCGAGCCACGCCGGCGCGTCCGGCCCGGGCGGCGGCACCCCCTTCGGCGACCGGGCGCGGCGCGCGGCGGGCCGGCGGCCGGTGCAGGTCGGCGAGGCCCACCGGTACCCGCCGCACTCGCCCTGCGCCACAGCCCTGGCCACCGGGCAGGTGCGCGTCATCCCCGGCCGGGACAGCGGCGCCGACCCGGACGCCGGGCCGGAACTGGGCGCGGTCGTACAGTCCACGCTCGCGGTGCCGATGGTGGCCCGGGACACCGTGGTGGGCCTGGTCCAGTTCTCCCGCGCGAAGGGCAGCGAGCCGTTCGGCGAGCGCGACACCGCGCTCGCCGTCGAACTCGCCGCCCGCGCCGCCGTGTGCATCGACAACGCCCGCCTCTACCGCCGCGAGCACGAGCGCGCGCTCATCCTCCAGCGCAGCCTGCTGCCGCCGGGCGACCCGGAGGCCGCCGGGCTCGACATCGCCTGCCGCTACCTGCCCGGCAGCGAGGCCACCGAGGTGGGCGGCGACTGGTACGACGTCATAGAGCTGCCCGGGCACCGCACCGCGCTGGTCGTCGGCGACGTGATGGGGCGCGGCCTGCGCGCGGCCGTGGCCATGGGCGAACTGCGTACCGCCGTGCGCACGCTGGCCATGCTCGACCTGGAGCCGGCCGAGGTGATGACCGCCCTGGACGAGATCGCGCAGGGCCTCGGCGCGCCCGGCACCACCCGCGCCTCCACCCGCACGGCGGGCCGCCAGGGTCCGGCCCGTGGCGGCAGGTCGGCCGGGGCACGCGGTGAGGCCGGCGACTCCGACCTGTCCGAGATCTACCTCGCGACCTGCGTGTACGCCGTCTACGACCCGGTCACCCGGCGGTGCACCATCGCCAACGCCGGACACCTGCCGCCGGTGCTCGTCCCGCAGGGTGGCCAGCCGCGACTGGTGGAGCTGCCGCCGGGGATGCCGCTCGGCGTGGGTGGCGAACCCTTCGAGGAGATGGAGTTCGAGCTGCCGGACGGGGCGCTGCTCGCGCTGTACACGGACGGGCTCGTCGAGTCGCGGGATTATTCCCTGGACGTCGGCATCGAGGCGTTGCGCGCCGCGCTGGCCGCCCCGCCCGCCGCCGCGGACGACGTCAGCCCGCTGGAGGGCATCTGCGACCACGTGCTGAACGCCCTCGGCACCCACCACGGTGAGGACGACACGGCCCTGCTGATGGCGCGGATGCAGGGGCTGCCCGCGCACGCGGTCGGCGACTGGCGACTGCCGCGCGAGCCCCGCTCGGTGGGCCGGGCCCGCGAACTGGCCTGTCAGCAGCTGCGCGAGTGGGGCCTTGAGGCGCTGGTGGACACGACCGAGTTGCTGGTCAGCGAGCTGGTGACGAACGCGCTGCGGTACGGCGAGCTGGGCGTGCCACCGGCGAAGCAGGGCGGCGAGATACGCGTGCGGCTGCTGCTCGACCGGGGCCTGGTGTGCGAGGTGTGGGACGGCGGGCTGGTGCAGCCGCGCCGCCGCCGGGCCCGCGACACGGACGAGGGCGGGCGCGGCCTGCAACTCGTCGGGCTGCTCAGCGCGGCATGGGGCAGCCGGCGTACGCCCCGGGGCAAGACCGTCTGGTTCGAGCTGGCCCTGCCGAGCGGCGAGACGAGCGGCGTGGACGCGACCGAGGCGCTGCTGAGCATGTTCTGA
- a CDS encoding fumarate reductase/succinate dehydrogenase flavoprotein subunit has translation MTQVERQAWDVVVVGAGGAGLRAAIAAREQGMRTAVICKSLFGKAHTVMAEGGIAASMGNVNEGDNWQVHFRDTMRGGKFLNHWRMAELHAREAPERVWELETWGALFDRTADGRISQRNFGGHEYPRLAHVGDRTGLELIRTLQQKIVSLQQEDEREFGDHEARLKVFQECTVTRVLKEAGPAGGDGARVAGVFGYERESGRFFVIEAPSVVLATGGIGKSFKVTSNSWEYTGDGHALALLAGAPLINMEFVQFHPTGMVWPPSVKGILVTESVRGDGGVLRNSEGKRFMFDYIPEVFKDKYALTEEEGDRWYEDPDNNRRPPELLPRDEVARAINAEVKAGRGSPHGGVFLDVSTRMPAETIKRRLPSMHHQFKELADVDITAEPMEVGPTCHYVMGGVEVDPDTAAATGVPGLFAAGEVAGGMHGSNRLGGNSLSDLLVFGRRAGLYAARHAADVGADRPVIAAADAAAAEAEALRPFSAEEASASPSGGPVENPYTLHQELQQAMNDLVGIIRRHEEMAEALHRLAGLRARARRAGVEGHRQFNPGWHLALDLRNMLLVSECVARAALERTESRGGHTRDDHPAMDRAWRTVNLRCRLATEEAQAAEPVGGAANGPVGAGPAGGVATTAESVTEPVVAEPVVAEPGLGGLVSDQSGQIALARTATPPIRPDLLQLFERDELVKYLTDEELSR, from the coding sequence ATGACGCAAGTCGAGCGGCAGGCGTGGGACGTCGTCGTGGTCGGCGCGGGCGGGGCGGGGCTGCGGGCCGCCATCGCGGCGCGCGAACAGGGCATGCGCACGGCCGTCATCTGCAAGTCCCTGTTCGGCAAGGCCCATACGGTGATGGCCGAGGGCGGCATCGCGGCCAGCATGGGCAACGTCAACGAGGGCGACAACTGGCAGGTGCACTTCCGCGACACGATGCGCGGCGGGAAGTTCCTGAACCACTGGCGGATGGCCGAGCTGCACGCGCGCGAGGCCCCCGAGCGGGTCTGGGAGTTGGAGACCTGGGGCGCGCTGTTCGACCGTACGGCCGACGGCAGGATCTCGCAGCGCAACTTCGGCGGCCACGAGTACCCGCGCCTGGCCCACGTCGGCGACCGCACCGGGCTCGAACTGATCCGCACCCTCCAGCAGAAGATCGTCTCGCTGCAACAGGAGGACGAGCGGGAGTTCGGCGACCACGAGGCGCGGCTCAAGGTGTTCCAGGAGTGCACGGTCACCCGCGTGCTCAAGGAGGCCGGGCCAGCGGGCGGGGACGGGGCGCGGGTGGCCGGCGTCTTCGGCTACGAGCGCGAGTCGGGCCGCTTCTTCGTCATCGAGGCGCCGTCGGTGGTGCTGGCCACCGGCGGTATCGGCAAGTCCTTCAAGGTGACCTCCAACTCCTGGGAGTACACCGGCGACGGGCACGCGCTGGCGCTGCTGGCCGGCGCCCCGCTGATCAACATGGAGTTCGTGCAGTTCCACCCGACCGGCATGGTCTGGCCGCCGTCGGTCAAGGGCATCCTGGTCACCGAGTCGGTGCGGGGCGACGGCGGGGTGCTGCGCAACAGCGAGGGCAAGCGGTTCATGTTCGACTACATCCCGGAGGTCTTCAAGGACAAGTACGCCCTCACCGAGGAGGAGGGCGACCGCTGGTACGAGGACCCGGACAACAACCGCCGCCCACCCGAACTTCTCCCCCGCGACGAGGTGGCCCGCGCCATCAACGCCGAGGTCAAGGCCGGCCGAGGCTCCCCGCACGGCGGCGTCTTCCTCGACGTGTCCACCCGGATGCCGGCCGAGACCATCAAGCGGCGGCTGCCGTCCATGCACCACCAGTTCAAGGAGCTGGCGGACGTGGACATCACGGCCGAGCCGATGGAGGTCGGCCCGACCTGCCACTACGTCATGGGCGGCGTCGAGGTGGACCCGGACACGGCGGCGGCCACCGGCGTGCCGGGCCTCTTCGCCGCCGGCGAGGTCGCCGGCGGCATGCACGGCTCCAACCGGCTGGGCGGCAACTCGCTGTCCGACCTGCTGGTCTTCGGCCGCCGGGCGGGCCTGTACGCGGCGCGCCACGCCGCTGACGTCGGCGCCGACCGGCCGGTGATCGCGGCGGCCGACGCCGCGGCGGCCGAGGCGGAGGCGCTGCGCCCGTTCAGCGCCGAGGAGGCGAGCGCGAGCCCGTCCGGCGGGCCGGTGGAGAACCCGTACACCCTGCACCAGGAGTTGCAGCAGGCGATGAACGACCTGGTGGGCATCATCCGGCGGCACGAGGAGATGGCCGAGGCACTGCACCGGCTGGCCGGGCTGCGCGCGCGGGCCCGCCGGGCGGGCGTCGAGGGGCACCGGCAGTTCAACCCGGGCTGGCACCTGGCGCTCGACCTGCGCAACATGCTGCTGGTCAGCGAGTGCGTGGCGCGGGCGGCGCTGGAGCGTACGGAGAGCCGCGGCGGGCACACCCGCGACGACCACCCCGCGATGGACCGGGCCTGGCGCACGGTCAACCTCCGGTGCCGGCTGGCGACCGAGGAAGCGCAGGCGGCGGAGCCGGTGGGCGGCGCGGCGAACGGACCGGTGGGCGCGGGACCGGCGGGTGGCGTGGCCACCACCGCCGAGTCCGTCACCGAGCCGGTCGTCGCCGAGCCGGTCGTCGCCGAGCCCGGGCTCGGCGGCCTGGTCAGCGACCAGTCCGGGCAGATCGCGCTGGCCCGCACGGCGACCCCGCCGATCAGGCCGGACCTGCTCCAGCTCTTCGAGAGGGACGAACTGGTGAAGTATCTGACGGACGAGGAGCTGAGCCGGTGA
- a CDS encoding MATE family efflux transporter: MKAAEHRRALVSLAGPIYCELLSGVVAGIINMVWVARLGGAAVAAVAVATNVENVLLGVALAAGSGTTVLVARASGAGDPAGLRAAVRGGWALWALITPTVTIGGYLCREPLAHLVLGGADSDSLALATDYFSIALPGIAVFFATNVVDGILKGTGDTRTPMRLALLANGLILALDPWLILDCDLGVRGAAIATVLGRTAALVCGCVVLRRGGTLRWAADANGRGAPTHGAGSLRRRARSLGRDARRTASVGLPVSVDFVLRMTGALTLVAVVARLGVAEAAGYGIATKATYVATMAFYAVRQSAAIHTARLLGAGRDERRAIGRQALLLAGALGAAASLTLLAAGPWIMRAFGAEGVVIAAGALYLRWIGPYLTLLACCIALGGVFEGSGDSSALARVTAVGVALQLGLAYGLSGAGLPGVCGAMAASMAVQCAAVARRYRRTERPAVARRGRRRPKTSATVADDSTPDGRTTP; encoded by the coding sequence ATGAAGGCGGCCGAACACCGGCGCGCACTGGTGTCACTGGCGGGTCCGATCTACTGCGAACTCCTTTCGGGCGTCGTGGCCGGGATCATCAACATGGTCTGGGTGGCGCGGCTGGGCGGGGCGGCCGTCGCCGCGGTAGCCGTCGCGACCAACGTCGAGAACGTGCTGCTCGGGGTGGCCCTCGCCGCCGGATCAGGCACGACCGTGCTGGTCGCCCGCGCCAGCGGGGCGGGCGATCCCGCGGGGCTGCGTGCCGCGGTACGCGGCGGCTGGGCCCTGTGGGCGCTCATCACGCCGACCGTCACCATTGGCGGATACCTGTGCCGCGAGCCGCTCGCCCACCTGGTGCTCGGCGGTGCCGACAGTGACTCGCTGGCTCTCGCCACCGACTACTTCTCGATCGCGCTGCCCGGCATCGCGGTGTTCTTCGCGACCAACGTCGTCGACGGCATCCTCAAGGGCACCGGCGACACCCGCACCCCGATGCGGCTCGCGTTGCTCGCGAACGGGCTGATCCTCGCGCTGGACCCCTGGCTCATCCTCGACTGCGACCTCGGAGTGCGGGGGGCCGCGATCGCCACGGTGCTCGGCCGCACGGCGGCGCTCGTCTGCGGCTGCGTCGTCCTGCGCCGCGGCGGCACGCTCCGGTGGGCAGCCGACGCGAACGGCAGAGGGGCGCCCACCCACGGCGCCGGGTCGTTACGGCGCCGGGCTCGTTCGCTTGGTCGCGACGCTCGCCGAACGGCCTCGGTCGGGCTGCCCGTGTCCGTCGACTTCGTCCTGCGGATGACGGGCGCGTTGACCCTCGTGGCCGTCGTCGCCCGGCTCGGCGTCGCCGAGGCCGCCGGGTACGGGATCGCCACCAAGGCGACGTACGTCGCGACCATGGCGTTCTACGCGGTGCGCCAGAGCGCCGCCATCCACACCGCCCGCCTGCTCGGGGCGGGCCGCGACGAGCGCCGGGCCATCGGACGGCAGGCGCTGCTGCTGGCCGGGGCGTTGGGAGCGGCGGCCTCGTTGACACTGCTCGCCGCCGGCCCCTGGATCATGCGGGCGTTCGGCGCCGAGGGCGTGGTCATCGCGGCGGGAGCGCTCTATCTGCGCTGGATCGGTCCCTACCTCACGCTGCTGGCCTGCTGCATCGCGCTGGGTGGCGTCTTCGAAGGCAGCGGCGACAGCTCCGCGCTCGCGCGCGTCACCGCCGTCGGGGTGGCGCTCCAACTGGGGCTCGCGTACGGCCTGTCGGGGGCCGGGCTGCCCGGGGTCTGTGGCGCCATGGCGGCGTCCATGGCAGTGCAGTGCGCGGCCGTCGCCAGGAGATATCGGCGTACGGAACGCCCGGCGGTCGCGCGCCGTGGCCGTAGACGTCCGAAAACCTCCGCCACGGTGGCCGACGACTCCACGCCCGACGGGCGCACCACGCCCTGA
- a CDS encoding GntR family transcriptional regulator: MAFGEQPAYLRVAGELRQKIVTGDLPPRTRLPSQARIREEYGVSDTVALEARKVLMAEGLVEGRSGSGTYVRERPVPRRLIRTGYRTVADCTPFRQEQADETVAGTWDASSMQEEATSDIAARLLIEPGERVMRTRYVFRAFNEPVMLSTSWEPLAITGRTPVLLPEEGPLAGRGVVDRMAAIDLVVDNVMEEVSARPGLAEETHALGGVPGHVVLVISRTYYAGGRPVETADVVTSADRHRLAYHLPVR; this comes from the coding sequence GTGGCCTTTGGCGAGCAGCCCGCTTATCTCCGCGTGGCCGGTGAGCTGCGACAGAAGATCGTCACCGGGGATCTGCCGCCGCGCACCCGCCTGCCGTCGCAGGCCCGCATCCGCGAGGAGTACGGGGTCTCCGACACGGTCGCGCTGGAGGCGCGCAAGGTGCTGATGGCCGAGGGGCTGGTCGAGGGCCGCTCCGGCTCCGGTACGTACGTGCGCGAGCGCCCCGTACCGCGCCGCCTGATCCGCACCGGATACCGCACGGTCGCCGACTGCACCCCCTTCCGGCAGGAGCAGGCCGACGAGACCGTGGCCGGCACCTGGGACGCGAGCAGCATGCAGGAGGAGGCCACGTCGGACATCGCCGCCCGGCTGCTCATCGAGCCCGGCGAGCGCGTGATGCGCACGCGGTACGTGTTCCGCGCCTTCAACGAGCCCGTGATGCTCTCCACGTCCTGGGAGCCGCTGGCCATCACGGGCCGCACGCCGGTGCTGCTGCCCGAGGAGGGCCCGCTGGCCGGGCGCGGTGTGGTGGACCGGATGGCGGCCATCGACCTGGTGGTGGACAACGTCATGGAGGAGGTCTCCGCGCGCCCCGGCCTGGCCGAGGAGACCCATGCCCTCGGCGGCGTACCCGGCCACGTGGTTCTGGTCATCTCGCGTACGTACTACGCCGGGGGCCGGCCCGTCGAGACCGCCGACGTGGTGACCTCCGCCGACCGCCATCGCCTCGCCTACCACCTGCCGGTCCGCTGA
- a CDS encoding SPOR domain-containing protein: MTDSGPEPTLPWLVVREDDNGNRYRVGRYATKTEAEQVADRLHARGACQLYVVERSTAPRRTA; encoded by the coding sequence ATGACTGACAGCGGCCCCGAGCCGACGCTGCCGTGGCTGGTCGTCCGCGAGGACGACAACGGCAACCGCTACCGCGTCGGGCGGTACGCCACCAAGACGGAGGCCGAGCAGGTGGCCGACCGCCTCCACGCGCGCGGCGCCTGCCAGCTCTACGTGGTGGAGCGCTCCACCGCGCCACGACGCACCGCCTGA
- a CDS encoding succinate dehydrogenase/fumarate reductase iron-sulfur subunit: MSYQAHFRVWRGDAEGGGLRDFTVEVNEGEVVLDIIHRLQATQAPDLAVRWNCKAGKCGSCSAEINGRPRLLCMTRMSVFEESETITVTPMRTFPVMRDLVTDVSFNYTKAREIPAFVPPAELGPGEYRMAQQDVERSQEFRKCIECFLCQDTCHVVRDFEENKAAFAGPRFLMRVAELDMHPLDAADEAGIDRKRTAQEEHGLGYCNITKCCTEVCPEGIRITDNALIPLKERAVDRKYDPLVWLGNKIRRRGQ; the protein is encoded by the coding sequence GTGAGCTACCAGGCGCACTTCAGGGTGTGGCGCGGCGACGCCGAGGGCGGCGGGTTGCGCGACTTCACCGTCGAGGTCAACGAGGGCGAGGTGGTGCTCGACATCATCCACCGGCTCCAGGCCACCCAGGCCCCCGACCTGGCGGTGCGCTGGAACTGCAAGGCCGGCAAGTGCGGGTCGTGCAGCGCCGAGATCAACGGCCGGCCGCGGCTGCTGTGCATGACGCGGATGTCGGTCTTCGAGGAGAGCGAGACCATCACGGTGACGCCGATGCGGACGTTCCCGGTGATGCGGGACCTGGTCACGGACGTCTCGTTCAACTACACCAAGGCCCGCGAGATCCCCGCGTTCGTCCCGCCGGCCGAGCTGGGCCCGGGCGAGTACCGGATGGCCCAGCAGGACGTGGAGCGCTCGCAGGAGTTCCGCAAGTGCATCGAGTGCTTCCTGTGCCAGGACACGTGTCACGTGGTGCGGGACTTCGAGGAGAACAAGGCCGCGTTCGCCGGGCCGCGCTTCCTGATGCGCGTGGCCGAACTCGACATGCACCCGCTGGACGCCGCCGACGAGGCCGGCATCGACCGCAAGCGCACCGCGCAGGAGGAACACGGCCTCGGCTACTGCAACATCACCAAGTGCTGCACCGAGGTGTGCCCGGAGGGCATCCGGATCACCGACAACGCGCTCATCCCGCTAAAGGAGCGCGCGGTCGACCGCAAGTACGACCCGCTGGTGTGGCTGGGCAACAAGATCAGGCGCCGCGGACAGTGA
- a CDS encoding PadR family transcriptional regulator, translating to MLELSMLGFLYEEPLHGYELKARIRGLSGHLRPVSDGALYPAIARLVKAGLVEQRTEPGSGAAPRRILSLTEAGRAELWSRLRHPRDVDITDGQRFFTLLAFLRHLPDRAEQVAVLRRRQDFLDTPASFFYRDGEPVSAEDVPDLFRQGMLRVARATSEAERAWLAEAMATLTD from the coding sequence GTGCTGGAGCTGTCGATGTTGGGGTTCCTCTACGAGGAGCCCCTGCACGGGTACGAGCTGAAGGCCCGCATCCGTGGCCTCAGCGGTCACCTGCGCCCGGTCAGCGACGGAGCGCTCTACCCGGCCATCGCCCGACTGGTGAAGGCGGGGCTGGTCGAGCAACGTACGGAGCCCGGCAGTGGCGCCGCGCCGCGCCGCATCCTGTCCCTCACCGAAGCGGGGCGGGCGGAACTATGGTCCCGGCTGCGGCATCCCAGGGACGTCGACATCACCGACGGCCAGCGCTTCTTCACGCTGCTCGCCTTCCTGCGCCACCTTCCGGACCGGGCGGAGCAGGTCGCGGTCCTCCGTCGGCGGCAGGACTTCCTCGATACTCCGGCGAGCTTCTTCTACCGCGACGGCGAGCCGGTGAGCGCCGAGGACGTGCCGGACCTCTTCCGCCAGGGCATGCTCCGCGTCGCCCGCGCCACCAGCGAGGCCGAGCGGGCGTGGCTGGCCGAGGCGATGGCGACCCTGACGGACTGA
- a CDS encoding dienelactone hydrolase family protein: MTTIALFHSVLGPRPAELDAAERLRRAGHEVVTPDLYAGARATTLDEGFALLDRVGWDTVVERARRALAGLPDETVLAGVSMGTGVVSDLWPERPATAGVLLLHAAAELPAAVRPGLRAQLHAADPDAFAPPERVAALRQAAHAAGVALEVFRYPGAGHFYTDPDLPDHDPEAAELTWRRVLDFLASL; the protein is encoded by the coding sequence ATGACCACCATCGCGCTGTTCCACTCCGTGCTCGGCCCGCGTCCCGCCGAACTGGACGCCGCCGAGCGGCTCCGCCGCGCCGGCCACGAGGTCGTCACGCCGGACCTGTACGCCGGCGCGCGGGCCACCACCCTCGACGAGGGGTTCGCCCTGCTCGACCGGGTCGGCTGGGACACGGTGGTCGAGCGGGCCCGGCGGGCCCTGGCCGGGCTGCCGGACGAGACGGTGCTCGCCGGCGTTTCCATGGGCACCGGTGTCGTCAGCGACCTGTGGCCCGAGCGCCCGGCCACCGCGGGCGTGCTGCTCCTGCACGCGGCCGCCGAGTTGCCCGCCGCCGTCCGCCCCGGGCTGCGGGCGCAGTTGCACGCCGCGGACCCGGACGCGTTCGCGCCGCCCGAGCGCGTGGCGGCCCTGCGCCAGGCGGCGCACGCGGCCGGCGTCGCGCTGGAGGTCTTCCGCTACCCGGGCGCCGGCCACTTCTACACCGACCCCGACCTCCCCGACCACGACCCCGAGGCGGCCGAGCTGACATGGCGCCGGGTGCTGGACTTCCTCGCCTCGCTGTAG
- a CDS encoding NUDIX domain-containing protein — MAAELIDTVAWVRVEGGRILCARPRGKDVFYIPGGKREGAESDLETLLREIEEELTVVLDAASARHVATYEAEASGVPGGAVVRMSCYTAEYQGTLSASSEIAELAWFSYAHRPLVPPVDQLLFDDLRASGELA, encoded by the coding sequence ATGGCGGCGGAACTGATCGACACGGTGGCGTGGGTGCGGGTGGAGGGCGGCAGGATTCTCTGCGCCCGGCCCCGGGGCAAGGACGTCTTCTACATCCCCGGCGGCAAACGGGAGGGCGCGGAGAGCGACCTGGAGACCCTGCTGCGGGAGATCGAGGAAGAGTTGACCGTGGTTCTGGACGCGGCCAGCGCGCGACACGTGGCCACGTACGAGGCCGAGGCGTCCGGGGTGCCGGGTGGTGCCGTGGTGCGGATGAGCTGCTACACGGCGGAGTACCAGGGGACGTTGTCGGCGAGCAGCGAGATCGCGGAGCTGGCCTGGTTCTCGTACGCGCACCGGCCGCTGGTCCCGCCGGTCGACCAGCTTCTCTTCGACGATCTTCGGGCCAGCGGCGAGTTGGCGTGA
- a CDS encoding ATP-binding protein, translating to MVGVNDSAGAVASTPGFAEWSFPAAPDSVRQARELVRDALADWGLKAMSDVTVLLVSELVTNSLRYASGPIGVRMYFRPLPDPGGRALLVEVSDPVEDPPRERAAAPEDEGGRGLQLVACASRRWGTRRGTVGKTVWFELTIAAE from the coding sequence GTGGTGGGCGTGAACGACAGCGCAGGAGCCGTGGCGTCCACGCCCGGCTTCGCCGAGTGGAGCTTTCCCGCGGCGCCCGACTCCGTGCGCCAGGCCCGGGAGCTGGTGCGGGACGCGCTGGCGGACTGGGGCCTGAAGGCGATGAGCGATGTGACGGTCCTGCTCGTCAGCGAGCTGGTCACCAACTCGCTCCGGTACGCGAGCGGCCCGATCGGCGTGCGCATGTACTTCCGACCGCTGCCCGACCCCGGCGGGCGCGCGCTGTTGGTCGAGGTGTCGGACCCGGTGGAGGACCCGCCCCGGGAACGCGCCGCCGCCCCCGAGGACGAGGGCGGGCGCGGGCTCCAGTTGGTGGCCTGCGCGTCCCGGCGCTGGGGGACGCGGCGGGGCACGGTGGGCAAGACCGTCTGGTTCGAACTCACCATCGCCGCCGAGTGA